The Bernardetia litoralis DSM 6794 genome includes a window with the following:
- a CDS encoding S9 family peptidase: MKQYSIKKKMFFVILFLCSFSVFAQTTEEKKDLFTLENAVFYNLSPKNIGQLHWQKNGYYVYQSQNRRELKTAHPVLRIAERTLISTKILSEKLELTNQMRRLPVFNWIDENLAWFDYGNKIYTYNFENQSLKLVTNAVENASFAESHSVEKLAVVIDNNIWLRNVDEDGKTDLIQITEDGTRELTYGEAAHRYEFGITKGLFWSDNAEKLAFYRTDRSMVKDYPLIDYSEYPAKHTPIKYPMAGQKSHEATVGIYDISSEKMIYLKTNDSQKDIEQYSTNITFSPDAEKIYVAIVNREQNHMKLTSFDANTGEKIKILFEEKDEKYVEPEHSLYFMKNNPNLFVWQSERNGFNHLYLYDTDGKLIRQLTKGNGVVTEILGTDKDEKFLYFTAGLESPIENHIYKTEIKTGKITKLTKEAGMHSGKLSEDGKFLLDSYSNLETPAITQIIETKKGNSIRKIFEAENPLLNYERGEMKIFKLKADDGTDLYSRVIKPTNFDATKKYPVMIYVYGGPHVQLIQNKWLGGADYFMQYMAQQGYVVFTLDNRGSLNRGRDFEQATFRNLGKNEISDQLKGVEWLKKQSYVDSERLGVFGWSFGGFMTTSLMTKHADLFKVGVAGGPVIDWNLYEIMYSERYMDTPQENPEGYKNANLLNSIENLKGRLMIIHGLQDDVVLPQHTRLLINKAIEKQILLDYFPYPSHPHNVRGMDRIHLYMKIAKYFEDFL; this comes from the coding sequence ATGAAACAGTATTCAATCAAAAAAAAAATGTTTTTTGTAATCTTATTTCTGTGTTCTTTTTCTGTGTTTGCCCAAACAACAGAAGAGAAAAAAGATTTATTTACACTAGAAAATGCCGTTTTTTATAATCTTTCTCCAAAAAATATTGGACAATTACATTGGCAAAAAAATGGCTATTATGTTTATCAATCGCAGAACAGACGAGAACTCAAAACAGCTCACCCAGTTTTGAGAATTGCAGAACGAACTCTTATTTCTACCAAAATATTAAGTGAAAAATTAGAACTTACTAATCAAATGCGTCGTCTTCCTGTCTTTAATTGGATAGATGAAAATTTAGCTTGGTTTGATTATGGAAATAAAATTTATACATATAATTTTGAAAATCAAAGCCTAAAACTTGTTACAAATGCCGTAGAAAATGCAAGTTTTGCCGAATCTCATTCTGTCGAAAAATTAGCTGTTGTTATTGATAATAATATTTGGCTAAGAAATGTTGATGAAGATGGAAAAACTGATTTGATTCAGATTACAGAAGACGGAACAAGAGAACTTACCTATGGAGAAGCTGCTCATCGCTACGAATTTGGAATTACAAAAGGACTCTTTTGGTCGGATAATGCTGAAAAATTAGCTTTTTATCGTACAGATAGAAGCATGGTAAAAGATTATCCATTGATAGATTATTCGGAATATCCAGCCAAACACACACCAATAAAATATCCGATGGCAGGACAAAAAAGCCATGAAGCAACAGTAGGAATTTATGATATTTCTTCTGAAAAAATGATTTATCTCAAAACAAATGACTCACAGAAAGACATAGAGCAATATTCTACCAATATTACTTTTAGTCCAGATGCAGAAAAGATTTATGTGGCGATTGTAAACCGTGAGCAAAATCACATGAAACTGACTAGCTTTGATGCAAATACAGGAGAAAAAATTAAAATTCTTTTTGAAGAAAAAGATGAGAAATATGTAGAACCTGAACATTCACTTTATTTTATGAAAAATAACCCAAATTTATTTGTTTGGCAAAGTGAAAGGAATGGCTTTAATCATTTATATTTATATGATACTGATGGAAAATTGATACGTCAGCTTACAAAAGGAAATGGAGTAGTTACAGAGATTTTAGGAACGGATAAAGATGAAAAGTTTCTTTATTTTACAGCAGGTTTAGAAAGTCCGATTGAGAATCATATTTATAAAACAGAAATAAAAACAGGCAAAATAACCAAACTTACTAAAGAAGCAGGAATGCACTCTGGAAAATTAAGTGAAGACGGAAAATTTTTGTTAGATTCTTATTCTAATCTTGAAACGCCAGCGATTACACAAATAATTGAAACAAAAAAAGGAAATAGTATAAGAAAAATTTTTGAAGCTGAGAATCCACTTCTAAATTATGAACGTGGTGAAATGAAAATTTTCAAACTCAAAGCTGATGACGGAACAGACCTTTATTCAAGAGTAATAAAGCCTACAAATTTTGATGCTACCAAAAAATATCCTGTCATGATTTATGTTTATGGAGGACCTCATGTGCAACTTATTCAAAATAAATGGCTTGGTGGCGCAGATTATTTTATGCAATATATGGCGCAACAGGGTTATGTAGTTTTTACACTTGATAATCGTGGTTCTTTGAATAGAGGAAGGGATTTTGAACAAGCAACTTTCAGAAATTTAGGTAAAAATGAAATCTCAGACCAATTAAAAGGAGTAGAATGGCTCAAAAAACAGTCTTATGTAGATAGCGAACGTTTAGGTGTTTTTGGTTGGAGTTTTGGTGGATTTATGACCACTTCTTTGATGACAAAACATGCAGATTTGTTTAAAGTTGGTGTTGCTGGAGGACCCGTAATAGATTGGAATTTGTATGAAATTATGTACTCAGAACGCTACATGGACACGCCACAAGAAAATCCAGAAGGTTATAAAAATGCAAATCTTTTGAATTCTATCGAAAACTTAAAAGGTAGATTGATGATTATTCATGGTTTGCAAGATGATGTCGTTTTGCCACAACATACTCGTTTGTTGATAAATAAAGCGATTGAAAAACAAATTTTATTAGATTACTTTCCTTATCCTTCGCATCCTCATAATGTCAGAGGAATGGACAGAATACATTTGTATATGAAAATAGCGAAGTATTTTGAGGATTTTCTGTAA
- a CDS encoding DUF6976 family protein has translation MNNSKQTHELLDINTVSQLIKDEKVLVLSGDEKVLAQLPKGNWVGATTPYFYLEEQNGRMDKEHVFVSDFTDIITDFKISNYDEPALKNVCINGYENGFNFLVLPALCPIHLSFSLHVSTYENLYTNPLIGIIAGAELSEFVKNHESKVFNGQTGEVFTHEAVVLHAQLSQNKVARLEIVNVFEADSTMSIEVEQDGFIFEEALVNGENVNLYEYIKENNIDISYPLVTEYEGAILNVSFQRLDDEKKQVVFYAPLFKDRKYSTTKSFDNYAKEFELKARESVKKEQNIIYNCNCILNYVYGKLDQRSIGFSGATTFGEIAYYLTNQTFTYLAIDESA, from the coding sequence ATGAATAATTCTAAACAAACTCATGAGCTTCTTGATATAAATACAGTAAGTCAATTAATAAAAGACGAAAAAGTATTAGTGCTTTCTGGAGATGAAAAAGTACTAGCACAACTTCCAAAAGGAAATTGGGTGGGAGCAACTACACCTTATTTTTATTTGGAAGAACAAAACGGACGCATGGATAAAGAACATGTTTTTGTCTCAGATTTTACAGACATTATAACTGATTTTAAAATATCAAATTATGATGAGCCTGCTCTTAAAAATGTGTGTATAAATGGTTATGAAAATGGATTTAATTTTTTAGTACTTCCTGCGCTTTGTCCCATTCATCTTTCATTTTCTCTTCATGTTTCGACGTATGAAAATTTATATACAAATCCTCTTATCGGAATTATTGCAGGAGCAGAGCTTTCTGAGTTTGTCAAAAATCATGAATCAAAAGTATTCAATGGACAAACAGGAGAGGTGTTTACGCATGAAGCAGTAGTTTTACATGCTCAATTATCCCAAAATAAAGTAGCTCGTTTGGAGATTGTCAATGTTTTTGAAGCTGACTCCACAATGAGTATAGAAGTAGAACAAGACGGTTTTATTTTTGAGGAAGCTCTAGTAAATGGAGAGAATGTAAATCTTTATGAGTATATCAAAGAAAATAATATTGATATTTCATATCCATTAGTAACCGAATATGAAGGTGCTATTCTAAATGTGAGCTTTCAGAGACTAGATGATGAAAAAAAACAAGTTGTTTTTTATGCTCCTCTCTTCAAAGATAGAAAATATTCTACTACAAAATCATTTGATAATTACGCCAAAGAATTCGAACTGAAAGCTAGAGAATCTGTAAAAAAAGAACAGAATATTATTTATAATTGTAATTGTATTCTCAATTATGTTTATGGAAAATTAGACCAAAGATCGATTGGTTTTTCTGGTGCAACTACGTTTGGAGAAATTGCTTATTATCTCACCAATCAAACATTTACGTATCTAGCAATTGATGAAAGTGCATAG
- a CDS encoding helix-turn-helix transcriptional regulator, with amino-acid sequence MSIPFLESKTYESDRTTLSLFNYPDKASIINGENTNDFDSFKPKTIQTSKITLVVILEGTINFEFRQHEQKCTIGESLIIPPHKAVRLIATQTNEISKTNNLSWLELQIPIEIVNLTISQHSKIGIENNSIWQFGENPINVTHDTSIKKSIIRLIDLFTEEHYNQDAFIDFALKELILRFVRTPARDKIEIEKDKELEDETNPSIEAVLGYIKEHIDEPISIDTLTDIASMSKAAFFRTFKETLDISPIDYINRERVEVAKNRLVDISKSVTDICYELGYNHMTYFIRVFKKYEGITPKQFQIKEKKKNKEENKESQENN; translated from the coding sequence ATGTCTATACCTTTTTTAGAATCAAAAACTTATGAATCTGACAGGACAACTTTATCTTTATTTAATTATCCTGATAAAGCCTCTATTATAAATGGAGAAAATACTAATGACTTTGATTCTTTCAAACCCAAAACTATTCAAACAAGCAAAATTACTTTAGTAGTTATTTTGGAAGGCACAATCAATTTTGAGTTTAGACAACATGAACAAAAATGTACAATTGGTGAATCATTGATTATTCCTCCTCACAAAGCTGTTCGTTTGATAGCTACCCAAACCAATGAAATATCTAAGACAAATAATCTTTCTTGGTTAGAGCTTCAAATTCCAATAGAAATCGTTAATCTAACTATTTCACAACATAGTAAAATAGGAATTGAAAATAATTCAATTTGGCAGTTTGGTGAAAACCCAATTAATGTTACACATGATACAAGTATCAAAAAATCTATTATTCGATTAATTGATTTATTTACAGAAGAACATTACAACCAAGATGCTTTTATAGATTTTGCTCTCAAAGAATTGATTTTGAGATTTGTCAGAACTCCTGCACGAGATAAAATTGAGATAGAAAAAGATAAAGAACTAGAAGATGAAACCAATCCAAGCATCGAAGCAGTTTTGGGCTATATAAAAGAACATATCGACGAACCTATTTCTATTGATACTTTGACAGATATTGCCAGTATGAGTAAAGCTGCTTTTTTTAGGACTTTCAAAGAAACACTAGATATTTCACCGATTGATTATATAAATAGAGAACGTGTCGAAGTTGCAAAAAATCGTTTAGTAGATATTTCGAAGTCGGTTACAGATATTTGTTACGAACTTGGTTATAATCACATGACTTACTTTATACGAGTTTTTAAGAAATATGAAGGAATTACACCCAAGCAATTTCAAATAAAAGAAAAGAAAAAAAATAAGGAAGAAAATAAAGAATCACAAGAGAATAATTAA
- a CDS encoding DUF885 domain-containing protein: MASRGEIVHTKFAWRRLWIHITHKTVSYLEQLRVGKVLLRLFVFSFIIFSIWVCNLIWFKPFSIELFYERMFIEYGQDDPELMSRLHLLEKYGITYYNSLLTDISDAERDRRYEESIVRNFEMLRTYKRSQQTEEELLSTEILDWYLELEIYRNAFRQYEYPVNHINGIQVKLPRFMMEVHEIKTLGDAEDYLERLSKFDKKFDELIQLLESRKDANVIPPRFILERVIEETKDFISRNVKYNLLYKDFAYKVDKADTTRIVPLAQEELKIKAREIMEDDVFPAYQKLLNYLEMELEEANDDAGVWKLGYDSATAIMYYNTMLMVHAHISQEESAEEYHYRGLGEISDLREELIGIFDSLNFPQKDSISKNLAKINNRLPNDFGIDDNYKNYLDTYQCYSDSAFQSFGHFFLHQPKEPLKLVQVEIPLQNSSPLLKFHIGQSDTSQLLYINLKKAQNIPQNKMPVWVYEKAGGRYIQSWYEQQLTDIPTFRKVLPFDVYDEGWEGYFADLLKDENKNSVNYYDDLYIKIGEIQNELLITSLLVVDTGIHLKKWTREESINFLVENTGLPRENMKDEVDKIVVRPAQATIYKIGKIYFKNLREYTEDALEENFNLKEFHEVILKNGHIPLPVLKKQVKHFVTEKKKIIREREMKVEEEQKNKIE; encoded by the coding sequence ATGGCGAGTAGAGGAGAGATTGTTCATACTAAATTTGCGTGGCGTAGGTTATGGATTCATATAACTCATAAAACAGTTTCCTACCTAGAACAACTAAGAGTAGGAAAAGTTCTTTTGCGTTTGTTTGTTTTTTCATTTATTATTTTTAGTATTTGGGTTTGTAATTTAATTTGGTTTAAGCCTTTTAGTATCGAACTATTTTATGAACGCATGTTTATAGAATATGGTCAAGACGACCCCGAACTGATGAGCCGTTTACATCTCTTAGAAAAATATGGAATTACCTATTATAATAGTCTTTTGACAGATATTTCTGATGCCGAGCGTGATAGGCGTTATGAAGAAAGTATTGTTCGTAATTTTGAGATGCTCAGAACTTATAAACGCTCTCAACAAACCGAAGAAGAATTATTATCTACCGAAATATTAGATTGGTATTTAGAATTAGAAATTTATAGAAATGCTTTTCGTCAGTACGAATATCCTGTCAATCATATTAATGGAATACAGGTAAAATTGCCTCGTTTTATGATGGAAGTACATGAAATAAAGACGCTTGGTGATGCCGAAGATTATTTAGAACGTTTATCTAAATTTGATAAAAAATTTGATGAGCTTATTCAGCTTTTAGAATCCAGAAAAGATGCAAATGTAATTCCTCCTCGTTTTATATTAGAGCGTGTAATTGAAGAAACAAAAGATTTTATCTCAAGGAATGTAAAATATAATTTATTGTATAAAGATTTTGCTTACAAGGTAGATAAGGCAGATACCACACGGATTGTACCTCTTGCTCAAGAAGAACTAAAAATAAAAGCTAGAGAAATTATGGAAGATGATGTTTTTCCTGCCTACCAAAAATTATTGAATTATCTGGAAATGGAGCTAGAAGAGGCTAATGATGATGCAGGAGTTTGGAAATTAGGTTATGATAGTGCCACAGCAATTATGTATTATAATACAATGCTAATGGTTCATGCTCATATTTCTCAAGAAGAATCGGCTGAAGAATATCATTATAGAGGTTTGGGAGAAATTAGTGATTTGAGAGAAGAACTAATAGGAATTTTTGATTCATTAAACTTCCCTCAAAAAGATTCTATTTCAAAAAATTTAGCTAAAATAAATAATCGTCTGCCAAATGACTTTGGAATTGATGATAATTACAAAAATTATTTAGATACGTATCAGTGTTATTCAGATTCTGCCTTTCAATCATTTGGGCATTTTTTCTTGCATCAACCCAAAGAACCACTAAAGTTAGTTCAAGTTGAAATTCCTTTGCAAAATAGTTCACCTTTATTAAAATTTCATATTGGACAAAGTGATACATCTCAATTACTTTATATTAATTTAAAAAAGGCTCAAAATATCCCACAGAATAAAATGCCTGTTTGGGTTTATGAAAAAGCAGGAGGACGTTATATTCAATCATGGTACGAACAGCAGCTTACAGATATTCCTACTTTTAGAAAAGTTTTGCCATTTGATGTTTATGATGAAGGCTGGGAGGGATATTTTGCAGATTTATTGAAAGATGAAAACAAAAATTCAGTTAATTATTATGATGATTTATATATCAAAATTGGAGAAATTCAGAATGAGCTTTTGATTACTTCACTTTTAGTGGTTGATACTGGAATTCATCTCAAGAAATGGACACGAGAAGAATCCATCAATTTTTTGGTAGAAAATACAGGACTTCCACGAGAAAATATGAAAGATGAAGTTGATAAAATAGTTGTTCGTCCTGCCCAAGCTACTATTTATAAAATTGGAAAAATCTATTTCAAAAATCTAAGGGAATACACAGAAGATGCTTTGGAAGAAAACTTTAATCTTAAAGAATTTCATGAAGTAATATTAAAAAATGGACATATTCCTCTTCCTGTTTTGAAAAAACAAGTCAAACATTTTGTTACCGAAAAAAAGAAAATTATTAGAGAACGAGAAATGAAAGTAGAAGAGGAGCAAAAAAATAAAATAGAGTAA
- a CDS encoding cytochrome-c peroxidase, translated as MKFPLFLLILVSILLFTVSCTNSQKETAQNNATKEVTNSFKEIEKIYLSNIEKCINNLEATKKALNFIDKDIEYNKIHIQKSQEHYREARAYFKKIEPILSFVDVENYKTLNAPNLLKVEEEDATNIKINEPFGFQPLEELLFLEIDSIGNIEEEVIQTIQKNADKTLQRLRLIQRNTNLSVYKNYHFLWLFRDAIFRVALTGITGFDSPSGISLDDNKIVYQELENYLSFFEAEFQNKEIYQEWKESLQKSQRFLTQDDKTNFENFDRYSFIKNYTENQIEIWNKTVKDWKIEFPLELAIQNDATSLFSDSTFNLNFFSDQQLGQISKDKIVLGKQLFNDVNLSSNKKMSCATCHQQDLAFTDGKKFPKGQKRNSPTLMYAALQKSFFHDNRAGSLEGQIISVINNKTEFHTSAEILLEAVKENSVYVQKFSELYSDSLTEQNIRTAMADYIRSLAPFSSKFDKNIKGIENTFTKNEINGFNLFMGKAACATCHFAPVFNGTIAPSFRESEMELIAVPSKNDTINAKIDEDLGRYDVFQTEEKKYFFKTPTLRNISKTAPYMHNGVYETLEEVMDFYNRGGGKGIGIDLKYQTLPFESLNLSKQEINDIIAFLESLEDE; from the coding sequence ATGAAATTTCCTCTTTTCCTCCTTATTTTAGTTTCTATTCTACTTTTTACTGTTTCTTGCACAAATTCTCAAAAAGAAACAGCACAAAATAATGCTACCAAAGAAGTCACAAATTCTTTCAAAGAGATAGAAAAAATCTATTTATCAAATATAGAAAAATGTATCAATAATTTAGAAGCAACCAAAAAAGCACTGAATTTTATTGATAAAGATATAGAATATAATAAAATTCATATCCAAAAAAGTCAAGAACATTATAGAGAAGCAAGGGCTTATTTTAAAAAAATAGAACCAATTTTGTCTTTTGTAGATGTTGAAAATTATAAAACACTGAACGCTCCAAATCTATTGAAAGTAGAAGAAGAAGATGCTACAAATATAAAAATAAATGAACCTTTTGGATTTCAACCGTTAGAAGAATTATTATTCTTAGAAATTGATTCAATAGGAAATATTGAAGAAGAAGTAATCCAAACCATTCAAAAAAATGCAGATAAAACTCTTCAACGTCTTCGTTTGATTCAAAGAAATACAAATTTATCAGTTTATAAAAATTATCATTTTTTGTGGCTTTTTAGAGATGCTATTTTTAGAGTTGCCTTGACAGGAATTACGGGATTTGATTCGCCTTCAGGAATTTCCCTTGATGATAATAAAATAGTGTATCAAGAATTAGAAAATTATTTATCCTTTTTTGAAGCTGAGTTTCAGAACAAAGAAATTTATCAAGAGTGGAAAGAATCATTGCAAAAAAGCCAAAGGTTTTTAACTCAAGATGACAAAACCAATTTTGAAAACTTTGATAGATATTCTTTTATTAAAAATTATACAGAAAATCAAATTGAGATTTGGAACAAAACAGTAAAAGATTGGAAAATAGAGTTTCCGTTGGAGCTTGCCATTCAAAATGATGCAACTTCGCTTTTTTCAGATTCTACATTTAATCTAAATTTCTTTTCTGACCAACAATTAGGACAAATTTCCAAAGATAAAATTGTGTTGGGAAAACAGCTTTTTAATGATGTAAATCTTTCTAGCAACAAAAAAATGAGCTGTGCAACCTGTCATCAACAAGATTTGGCATTTACAGATGGAAAAAAATTTCCTAAAGGACAAAAGAGAAATAGCCCAACATTGATGTATGCAGCTTTACAGAAAAGTTTTTTTCATGATAATAGAGCTGGAAGTTTGGAAGGACAAATTATTTCTGTTATCAATAATAAAACAGAGTTTCATACAAGCGCAGAGATTTTGTTAGAAGCTGTAAAAGAAAATTCTGTGTATGTTCAGAAATTTTCAGAGCTGTATTCAGATAGTTTGACAGAACAAAACATCAGAACGGCAATGGCTGATTATATCCGAAGTCTAGCTCCTTTTTCTTCCAAATTTGATAAAAATATAAAAGGAATAGAAAATACATTTACAAAAAATGAAATAAATGGATTTAATCTTTTTATGGGAAAGGCTGCTTGTGCGACCTGTCATTTTGCGCCTGTTTTTAATGGAACAATTGCGCCTTCTTTTAGAGAATCTGAAATGGAACTTATTGCTGTTCCATCAAAAAATGATACAATTAATGCAAAAATTGATGAGGATTTGGGAAGATATGATGTTTTTCAAACAGAAGAAAAAAAGTATTTTTTCAAAACTCCAACCCTTCGAAATATTTCAAAAACAGCTCCTTATATGCACAATGGAGTTTATGAAACTCTGGAAGAAGTAATGGATTTTTATAACCGTGGTGGTGGAAAAGGAATTGGAATTGACCTAAAATATCAAACATTGCCTTTTGAATCTTTGAATTTATCCAAACAAGAAATTAATGATATAATCGCCTTCTTAGAATCTTTAGAAGATGAATAA
- a CDS encoding HAD family hydrolase: protein MNNLSSTRHIERSISTGNIMWNIFFDLDHTLWDFDKSSKQTLLSLYQKYELSDKIINHEIISFDDFLKAFQTTTKFLWKQHHEGLVDKVKIRERRFSLIFEELYKMTNKKLKKEYIFDKVLYQKPHYNLLEELENEYQYNCPRQPNLMPFVLEMLTYLQSKGYHLHILTNGFEESQKLKLEYSGILSFFKNIITSDCTGVTKPNPIIFNHALAISNATPQNSIMIGDSFDADILGARSLGMKTIFYNPHKKTPQHSVASYDISCWKEIENIL, encoded by the coding sequence ATGAACAATCTCTCCTCTACTCGCCATATTGAGCGTAGTATTTCTACTGGGAATATTATGTGGAATATCTTCTTTGACCTCGACCATACATTATGGGATTTTGATAAAAGTTCTAAACAAACTTTATTGAGTTTGTATCAAAAGTATGAATTATCTGATAAAATTATTAATCATGAAATAATAAGTTTTGATGATTTTTTAAAAGCGTTCCAAACTACAACTAAATTTCTTTGGAAACAACATCATGAAGGTTTAGTAGATAAAGTAAAGATAAGAGAACGTCGTTTTTCTCTTATCTTTGAAGAACTATATAAGATGACAAATAAAAAGCTCAAAAAAGAGTATATTTTTGATAAAGTATTATATCAGAAGCCTCATTATAATCTATTAGAAGAGTTAGAAAATGAGTATCAATATAATTGTCCTCGTCAGCCAAATCTTATGCCTTTTGTTTTAGAAATGCTTACTTATTTGCAATCTAAAGGTTATCACCTTCATATTCTTACTAATGGTTTTGAAGAAAGCCAAAAGTTAAAGTTAGAATATTCAGGTATTTTATCTTTCTTCAAAAATATCATTACCTCAGATTGTACAGGAGTTACCAAACCAAATCCTATTATTTTCAATCATGCACTTGCTATTTCTAACGCTACACCTCAAAACTCTATTATGATTGGAGATAGTTTTGATGCCGATATTTTGGGCGCACGTTCATTAGGAATGAAAACTATCTTTTATAATCCTCATAAAAAAACACCTCAACATTCTGTGGCTAGTTATGATATTTCTTGTTGGAAGGAAATTGAAAATATTTTGTAA
- a CDS encoding NAD(P)-dependent oxidoreductase — protein MQKIAIIREGKTPPDRRVALTPTQCKEVLDNYKTVDKDFEILVQPSPIRCFSEEEYKEAGCRITEDINEAGILLGVKEVPKPQLIEDKTYLFFSHTIKKQPYNRDLLQKIIEKNVRLVDYEVLTDETGNRVIAFGRYAGIVGAYNGVLTYGKRFGLFELKSANECFDMNEMWSEFEKVKLPNIKIAVTGGGRVASGAKEVLKGMKIKEVSPEEYLNQEFEETVFTQLNSQDYHFKKETSKNAEFDLNHFYDNAKEYDSYFLDFATKTDLLIAAAYWNPESPVLFTKEEMKQNNFKIKVIADITCDIEGSIPSTNRASTIAEPFYDYNVETESEAKPFSDEKNITVMAVDNLPCELPRNASKDFGRELIDQVLPYLLFEDNSSYLKENNFTDRNRIARANLTKDKDLTMEFEYLRDYLEGK, from the coding sequence ATGCAAAAAATAGCCATTATTCGTGAAGGCAAAACACCACCAGACCGTCGTGTTGCTCTTACTCCCACCCAATGCAAAGAAGTTTTGGACAACTATAAAACAGTTGATAAAGATTTCGAAATATTGGTTCAGCCAAGTCCTATTCGTTGTTTTTCGGAAGAAGAATACAAAGAAGCAGGTTGCAGAATTACAGAAGATATAAATGAAGCAGGAATTTTATTAGGTGTAAAAGAAGTTCCAAAACCTCAGCTTATCGAAGATAAAACCTATTTATTCTTTTCTCATACCATCAAAAAACAGCCTTACAATAGAGATTTATTACAAAAAATAATAGAAAAAAATGTTCGTTTGGTTGATTATGAAGTTCTAACTGATGAAACTGGAAATAGAGTAATTGCTTTTGGACGTTATGCTGGAATTGTGGGCGCATATAATGGAGTTTTGACTTATGGAAAACGCTTTGGTTTGTTTGAATTGAAGTCAGCCAATGAATGTTTTGATATGAATGAAATGTGGAGCGAGTTTGAAAAAGTAAAACTTCCAAACATAAAAATTGCTGTTACAGGAGGTGGAAGAGTTGCTTCTGGAGCAAAAGAAGTACTAAAAGGAATGAAGATAAAAGAAGTCAGTCCAGAAGAATATTTGAATCAAGAATTTGAGGAAACTGTTTTTACACAGCTCAATTCACAAGATTATCACTTTAAAAAAGAAACTTCAAAAAATGCAGAATTTGACTTAAATCATTTTTATGATAATGCAAAAGAGTATGATAGTTATTTTTTAGACTTTGCTACCAAAACTGATTTATTGATTGCTGCTGCTTATTGGAATCCTGAATCACCTGTTTTGTTTACAAAAGAAGAAATGAAACAAAATAATTTTAAAATCAAAGTAATAGCTGATATTACTTGTGATATTGAAGGTTCTATTCCTTCTACAAATCGTGCTTCTACGATTGCAGAGCCATTTTATGATTATAATGTAGAAACAGAAAGCGAAGCAAAACCTTTTTCTGATGAGAAAAATATTACGGTGATGGCAGTTGATAATTTGCCTTGTGAGCTTCCACGCAATGCTTCTAAAGATTTTGGCAGAGAATTGATAGACCAAGTTTTACCTTATTTATTATTTGAAGATAATTCTTCTTACTTAAAAGAAAATAATTTTACAGATAGAAATCGAATTGCTAGAGCAAACCTTACCAAAGACAAAGATTTGACTATGGAATTTGAGTATTTGAGAGATTATTTGGAAGGAAAGTAA